In the Camarhynchus parvulus chromosome 25, STF_HiC, whole genome shotgun sequence genome, gccGCTGCTATTTTtggaactgaaataaaatcaaatcctGCAGGGTTTTGAACATGGAACAGCCTCAATTAACCAATTTCGGCAGTGTAAAATAAGTGAAGGTTTCCCCAGCGTGACACATCCCTCATCACCCATCCCTGGCGTGGGAAACAGCCTGGAATGAGCTGGGTGCTGCAATAGCCACTAAATGACCACTTGGTCAATAAGCAATTGGAATTAGTTATTTATAGGTTCTGGAGAAAATGCTCATTAGAAAGGAAtgggttaaaaaggaaaagttgaGGTCGGGACAGGGAGCAATGAATGATTCACCTGCCTGGGGGTTCCTGGCCTTGCCAAGAGGTGGCTCAGCCTCACAGGAGcctgaaaaaaacaattttcctactcattcctgccctccctgccggTGGGAATTGAGTTTGTGAGGTTTCACCGCAGTGGTGGTTTGGTCTTCAAGCAGACACTTTcacttccctgtgctgccccagcttCCAATTTCCTGCTCCATCACTGACCATGGcgcattttatttccttttccaaatcCAGAGAAGCCCGTGAAGTTGATAAGGAGCCTTTCTCCCGTggatccaggctgggaatgttgggaatgtTGAGAGTGTTGAGATCCCAGAGCCTCTCTCAGGATCTGCAGGGGgctccagggaagctggagagggacttttcctcaggaactgcagggacaggacacaggaaaattatttcagagtgATGGAGAGGAGTTTTGGGTGGGATAAAatgaaggaattgttccctgtgagggtggggaggcctCGAAGAACCACAAACGTTTGGCAAGAGAAATCCTCTTCTCCAGTGGCCTGAAGGGACATTTCTGCTCTGCTATGGACACGTCAAATAACTTCAGGCttattaatttctgttctttacaCTTTGAtgtaaacaaattttaaaatgaaaacaaattaaaaaattaagttcaAATAACGACACCCTGGATTCCACAACCCGGACAAACTGTGAGGAAACCCCCAGGGATTAATGGGGAGGAATTTGCCTCGGGATTGCTTTCCTGGATCTCCAGTCCAAACAAACAGAGTTCTGCTCCTCTGGGCATCTTTCAGAGCCTTTCACTCAAAGCGAAATATGATTGCAACATTTTTGTGGCCctaatttgaattattttcctttgcaaaatcGCCGTTGGATCTATGAATCCACCTTGCAGAGCTTTAAACTCCTCTGGTGTTCACATCCGACTGGgacaatgggatttttttggctcACCGGATGAAACCACGCACCAAACCCTTACAAAATCAGCATAAAATGGCCTTGTTTTGGCCAACCCCTcttccatcccctccctgctcgGGATGTCCCACGTTTCTGATGCTGGAGTTTCTCTGGAGGCTCTGGAATCCCCAGCAGATCACCGGGGGTCAATCGCTAATTAGGACATAATGGGCGGCACCCGGCTCAAGGTCATTAACGCAGCTGAAGCCAATAGGAATTAAGCTCCAAGGGAACTGGAACGTTGACCTTGGGATGGCCTTGCCTGGAGAGGCGGTGACTTCATGGCCCTGTGAATTCCTagaaggaggagcagctcctccaatTGTGATGTGGCCGAACGTCAAGAGCAGAACTGAGGGGAAACAGGGTTTGTGTCACCAGGAGCCAGATGGAAGGTTCTGGTGGCCCAAAGTGTCCTCAACGCCCAGAATTGGATGAGAAAACAGCCTAAatctcccctccctcaccccagCAGAAGTGAGGGGTCTCCAGGGATCCTTCAGCGCTCAGCCCCCGTTTCCACCCCTGGAGGTGACCTCAGACACCAAACATTTCCCCTGACGGGAGAGAGatcattttttaataaactcGTGGTTTAATTTGAGATCCTCGAGATGCTCAGGACACATCACGCGGAGCTTTTATGCAAAATAGATATTAACATCCATCATTAATGGCTGATCACAGCGTGATCATTAGCATCAGCGCTAATCGCTGCCAGCGGGTGACTGGGAGCTGAGCGCGGAGTTTTTCCAGAATTAGCATCCGTGGGTGGCTCTTCCATTACTCCAGGGCATCTTGGAATCTGAAAAGAATTGAATAGGAATTTTGCAGATCAAGTCGTGCCAAGCATAAACAGGATGCAAAAACTCCCAGAGtagttttgcattttccttttatttaaatacatcaAAAACGAATTGGAAAAACTCAAGCTCTGATTTGACCCAAAACCAATTCTGAATTTCCACGATGAATTTGCAGTGAAAATGTTTGATATTGGCAAGGTCTTGAGCTCAAGGAGAGTTTGGATAACAacctcaggcacagggtgggtttttggggctgtgcGGGGCCAGGGGTTGGTCTGGATGGTCGctgtaggtcccttccagcctgggatATTCCATGATCCTATTCCCAGGTGTTTTCCCATGCACGGATGGGATAAATCAGCAAGGGATGGGACACCGAGGACTTTCTGGGTTCGCCCTTCTGGTGACCAGAGAGGAGGACTTTGGGCTCCACCATTTCTGCATTCAGAGGCAAAGCACGACACCATGGAATCGCACTTCCTggaattctattttaaaaatcatatcaAGGAACAACTGACGTCCAGAAGCTTCTGCACGCCTCTGGAATCCACTGCATCTCAATCTTAATTAGGATTTTTATGTCAATTAATCACCTCCAAGCAGCAGCCTTACCATATGCAAAGCGGGCAGAAACAACACCTCCGAGCGTCCCACAAGAATTAACTCGAcattaaaaaattgtaaaaaattcACACAACAAATTGATAATAGCCCAAAATTGAAGGGTTGGTCAAAAGCCACGAGGCAAAGACTAAACACATGAAGGCCCATTGGGTGAATAAGTGCAGGCTTAGTGCGTAAATCACGGATTGCTGGGGGGTACCTCATGTCCGGCAGGACAACTCCGACCTCAATAAAAAGGTCTCCAGgtgcctctgctcctcacacagcttcagCTCTCAGCAAGAACAAGAACGGTGAGTGCTTCCTACCAGAGATCCTTGGTTCTCTTGGTTCTTTGGCTTTGGGCAAGAGGTGGAGTGAGGCTGGGTGGTTGTGTCTGATCTCTGCAGGGCATTGGGCTGGATGGACCTTCAGAGGTGCCTTCCGACCCAAAATGTTCTTTGGCTTTGTGGTTCCATGGGTTTATGGTTCCATGGGGTTGCTGTTCCATGAGTTTGTGATTCCAATGGGTTTTTGATTCCATGGGTTTATGCTTCCATGGGTTTATGGTTCCATGGGTTTTTGGTTCCATGGCTTTGTGATTCCATGGGTTTACTGTTCCATCGGTTTATGGTTCCATGGCTTTGTGATGGAACCTTAAATTACCTGGATTTAAGGTTCCACGGGTTTATGGGTTCCATGGGTTTACTGTTCCACGGGTTTGTGATTCTATGGGTTTTTGATTCCATGGGTTTATGCTTCCATGGGTTTGTGATTCCATGGCTTTATGGTTCCAAGGTTTTGCAATTCCATTGTTATAACGTTGCGGGGTTCCATGAGCTACAGCTCTCCCTGAAATCCAGATTTTTCTGAGACTGTTGATCTGTCGCCTCTTGGAAAAGATGGACAGAGCACAGTGGAAAATGAGCTGCTTGGGGTGGAAATTCAGGGAGGAGCACAGAACgggcagctgccaggagagTTCAAATATCTCTGGGACAGAGCAAGAGTTGCTTCGATTCCTGCGAGGATCTTGGGTTTCCAACACAAGACAAACAAACAGGAgatggggtgggatgagggCCTGGGCAGGGTGGAAAGATGGGTTGAATCTCAAAGTCCTTTGTGTTGCAGGTCCTCGCTCCGGCCACCCTTCACTCCTCTCCCAACACCATGTGCTCCACTGGATGCTGTTCCACGGGATGCTGCTCTGTCGTGAAGAGCAAGACCGTGTGCTGCACCCCCTGCAAGactgtgtgctgcagcccatGCAAGACCGTGTGCTGCAGCCCGTGCAAGactgtgtgctgcagcccatGCAAGACTGTGTGCTGCAGCCCGTGCAAGACTGTGTGCTGCAGTCCCTGCAAGACCGTGTGCTGCTCCCCGTGCCAgcagtcctgctgctgtgacccGTGCCAGAAGCCTTGCTGTGACCCGTGCCAGTCTTGTTGTGACCCATGCCAGTCTTGCTGTGACCCATGCCAGAAGCCTTGCTGTGACCCGTGCCAGTCCTGCTGTGATCCATGCCAGAAGCCTTGCTGTGACCCATGCCAGTCCTGCTGTGATCCATGCCAGAAGCCTTGTTGTGACCCGTGCCAGTCTTGCTGTGACCCATGCCAGAAGCCTTGCTGTGAGCCGTGCAAGACTGTCTGCTGTGACCCGTGCCAGTCCTGCTGTGATCCATGCCAGAAGCCCTGTTGTGACCCGTGCCAGTCTTGCTGTGACCCATGCCAGAAGCCTTGCTGTGACCCGTGCCAGTCCTGCTGTGACCCATGCCAGAAGCCTTGCTGTGAGCCGTGCAAGACTGTCTGCTGTGACCCGTGCCAGACCTGCTGTGACCCATGCCAGAAGCCTTGCTGTGATCCATGCCAGACCTGCTGTGACCCATGCCAGAAGCCTTGCTGTGATCCATGCCAGTCCTGTTGTGACCCGTGCCAGAAGCCTTGCTGTGACCCATGCCAGACCTGTTGTGACCCTTGCCAGAAGCCCTGTTGTGACCCATGCCAGACCTGTTGTGACCCTTGCCAGAAGCCTTGCTGTGACCCATGCCAGTCCTGTTGTGACCCTTGCCAGAAGCCTTGCTGTGATCCGTGCCAGACCTGCTGTGATCCATGCCAGAAGCCCTGTTGTGACCCATGCCAGTCCTGTTGTGACCCTTGCCAGAAGCCTTGCTGTGACCCGTGCCAGTCCTGCTGTGATCCATGCCAGAAGCCTTGCTGTGACCCGTGCCAGTCCTGCTGTGATCCATGCCAGTCCTGTTGTGACCCGTGCCAGAAGCCTTGCTGTGACCCGTGCCAGACCTGCTGTGACCCGTGCCAGTCCGTGTGCTGCACCAAGGTGTGCCGCAagtctgtgtgctgtgtgccccggccctgctgctctccctgctgcgTGGTGAAGAAGCCCGTGGTGGTTTGCTGCACCCCCGTGAGGAAGTGCTGCACGCCCTGCATCCCcatccagcagtgctgtgccagcctcagGAAGAcctgctgagctgccccagATGGCTCTGAAAATGGGCACAAGGAGGTGAAAACCTCCTCGTTTGCCTCTGGTTCTCATGGTGATGGAGACAATTCATAGcgattttcttcttctttccaagcttaagctgctgcttctttctgtcCTTTAGTAATCGactgtctttaatttttttactatcTTTAATTATTGACTGTCTTGAGTAGGCCTGAATTTATCTCCCATTGTATAAGGCATTAGATATTAGTGGGGTGTTAATTCTCCTCTTGGTGTTGGGTAACCTTTGGTGTCACTGTGACCACTCTTCATTTCCTCTCTTGACTTGTAGACAATAAAACTTGGCATTCAGCAAAACACAACGTTTGGTCTTTTGGTTGTTCTTACATGGCTTTGCCCTTAATTTGTCACCTCGCCCAGGATTTGTCACTTTGCCCAGAATTTTCCATCTTGCCCAGAATTTGTCCCTTTACCCAAAATCTTCCGCCTTGCCCAGGATTTGTCaccttgcccaggatttttcacCTTGCCCAGGACTCGTCACCTTGCCCAGAATTTTCCACTTTGCCCAGAATTTACCACCTTGCCCAGTATTTTCCATCTTGCCCAGAATTTTCCACTTTGCCCAGAATTTTCCATCTCGCCCAGGACTTGTCACCTTGCCCAGAATTTTCCACCTTGCCCAGAGCTTGTCCTCATTCCGGCACCATCTGTGCCTTTGGCCAAGGTCCACACATTTGGGACACAAAGAGCTGTCCATGCTCTTGGCACAAATTAAGTCGTGTCTGAAGCAAGCGAAGCATTCCTGATCCTCTGGAAtgggtgcccagaggagctgtggttgcccccggatccctggaattgtccaaggccaggttggagggtttggagcagcctgggacagtgggaggtgtctcATGGCAAGCGGAGGAAGGGGATGAGCTTTAAAGCCCTTACCAGCCCAAACCTTGATTCCTTCTCGCCCTTCCTGAGAGTTCGCCTCACTCAGATTTTACTACAGAACGGAAAGCTGAAGTAATTAAAACTCAGAGGGTGGGGACTGAGAGAGGTGTAACTGCATCGTCTGAAAACACAGCACTCCATAAATCAGAGACTCCTCCAATATCCTGACCTGGAAAGGATCCACCAGGATCATGGAGCCCAACTCCCGCCCCTACAtagacaccccaaaatcccaccctgtccctgagagcattatccaaatgctcctggagctctggcaccCTTGGGGCAAAGCCCATTCCTTGGGGAGGCTGGTGagtgccccaccaccctctgggggaagaacttTCCAGAAATATCCAACCTAGCCCTTCCCTGGcgcagctccagccattccctcaggtcctgccCCCcgtcccagagcagagatgggagctgcccCTCGGGAGGAAGTTGTGGACAGCTCTGAGATGCACAGGAGCTCACCCCTGACCTCAGAAGGGACATTCCAATAGGAATACCAGGAGGAATTCACTACTCACTGGACAGCAGGCAGCATCTTCTTCCCACCACCGtcttccaaaaagaaaagcttagaAACCCCCAGAAATCACTGAATTTTTACGGGAGCAGAGCGTTTCAGCCGCGCATTCCGAGCCAGGAATGAAACCTGGGGTTGGCATCCAACCTAAAAGCCTCATTCCTAAAATAGCAAACCCGTGAGTCAACGATACCTTCCCTCCCTGGCTGGGACTTTCTTTGCTATTAAAATGCAGGACTCAGCTGGGAATTGCAGGTCTGGAGAAAATGCCCGGAGCTCTGGCTTGATTTGCTTCCTGCAGCCTTCACACGCCACATCTGCACTAAAATCATCTTCTCTACGTGTTTGACTCTCTGGAAACATTGCTTGGGTCTTCAGGagggtttttatttattgtaaatCAGGCGGGAGGTTATCCCAGATCAGAACATTCAATAAAGAgctttttctttaggaaatcTTGTGAATATCCATAATATTAATTCCATctttgaatcacagaatcgtgGGGtgggctgggttggaagggatgtcAAAAACCACCTCgttccaacacccctgccatggacagggacacctgcaGCTAGgccagagctccatccaacgTGGCCTTACCCCacactggaaaagctgcaggaacagactcccaaaaatctcaaactCACAGAACCACCGTGAAAGTTTCCAAAAAACATCACAGGATGGTGCGTGGCCTATAAAAGGAACTTTGTGTGGATGTTATTTCTGACCCAAACTCAGGTTAAATAGTGTtgaacagcagggaaaatgctCTAAATGCTGACAGTGGTCGGGTGGCTTAGCTTGGAGAAGAGGCAGgtttggatgggatattgggaagaaatccttccctgtgagggtggcgatgccctggcacaggataTTCCAtgggtgtcccatccctggaagtgtccaaggccaggctggatggggcttgaagcaacctgggatagtggaagctgtccctgcccatccaggagggttggactggatgattttggggtttcttgcAACCCAAATCATTCGGTATTTCTATGATTACAATACCAGGATCATCTTGGCCAACAGGACAGCAATAAAACCCGATAAAAATGCGATGAATGATTGATTCAAGGGAGATGTTTGAGGGTTTACACAAGGAGGACGTTGCTTCCTGCAGGCAACTCTTGGTTGTTATTGAGCGACCAAAACAATGTCCTCCCCTGGGGACAATTCCAGAGGGGACACCCGACGTCACAGGAGGTCGTGCTCACATCCTGGAAAGGCAGATCCTGTCCCAGTCACCAGGGATCACCTGCCACCACGTCAGCCTCACAGTCAGAGTCTCCTGGATGTGATGGCAGCCTCTTTTTGCCATGAATTGGTGCTGCCTCAGCATCCTGGAATTCCCATCTGTTACCAGAGGCCCCTCTCATCACGTGGAGGCACCATCGACCTCTTCCAACGTGGAGCTGTCCCCGCTCTGCGTGTGGACACAGTTCCTCATGTGAACACTCAAACGTGATCACCACAGGTCTCCTCAGCGCCAGAAACCTTTGGGATAATCTCAGAAAATGGGATGCGTGGAACCAACACGGGGAAAAACCCTCCTGTGAGCACTGCTGCTTTGAAAGCCGCTTCATTTAGACTCAACCCATCCATTCCATgggtgaaaacaaaaaaaaaaaaatcttaatacaacaaaaattacaaaacaggGAGTGTGAGGAACCCAGCACCCTGAAGGGAGGCCCAAGAGCAAGACTGAGAAAGGGGAAATTTCAGCCTAAACTTTGACCACAGGGGCAGGGAATAAAAGGATTCCCATTGATCAGAAATTTTCACCGGCCCCCAGAGATCCTGGCCAAGGGCAGAGGGGGCACATGAGCAATGACAGCTCCAAGTTCCAGGCATGGTTGTCCCACTGCTTCAGCGCCTGGCTCCCCCCAGGCACATTGTGAAGCGTCCCTGTGTCCCAAGGTCATTCcttgggaagggatgggaatacctcagagctccctccctccctccctccggtTGCCATTAACGCAAATCCATTAGAAAATTTGCATCTGTTGTTTCCTCTGGAGGAGTAATTATGGGGCACAATTGAGGTGGTGAGCAAACAGAAGGAGGCAGAGATTAAACACCGGAGGAGGAAGACACGTGAGCGGGGACCCCGGGTGATCCACGGGGTCGGAATTGCCAAGGGATGCCTCATTTCCAGGGGAGGAGGCTTTGGAGCGTATAAaaggctcccccagcccaggggtcTTCATTCGATCATCTCcacttctcctctcctctctccactGCTCAGCAGGGTAAGTTGGACTTTGCTGCTTGTCTTTGCTTTGGGTTTCCCTGGGCTTCCCCAGGGTTTTCTGGGCTGTCTGGTTTGGGACTGGACACCGCAGAAGATTTTGGGATCACAGGTTGGTTTTGGGGACCAGAGATTGGTTTTGGGCTGCGTTTTGGATTGGTTTTGGATTCTCCCTGGCAGAACCAGTGCTGGACAAAATGCCAGACGCACAGGAGTCTGTCCTGGGGTTCAGCACACCAGGCACCTCCCTGGCcagtttgggatggatttggggataAGAAAGCTTTAAGCTGCCTCAACCTGTGGGATAttcaagcagagaaaaagacaaaccCTCTCTTTCCCTTCCAGCTTCGCCTCCACTCCCATCACCAAGATGCCCAACGGATGCTGCGGTGGCGGAAGTAGCTACACCATGTGCTGCTACAGCAGCCCCAAGACCTGCAAGAGGCCGATGTGCTGCAGCCccatgcagtgctgcagcccctgctgcacgCCCTGCTGCATGCCCATGCAGTCCTGCTGCATGTCCATGCCCTGCTGCTACACCATCACCAGCAACAACAACAGCGGCTGCTGTGGTGGAAACGGCGGTGGCTGCTGCGGCGGCAACTAAACCCACCCGGCTCGTTCCCTCTTGGATACGGATTTGGATATGGATAACACCCCAaaagctcctcctcctcctgtgcttAGAGGCTGTAGAACTCCTCTtcttctcctgccttccttcatCTCATTCTTGTGATGCACCCTGAAGCCGCCGCCCAGCGAGTTCCTCCAGCGAACACTGGCGCTGCTTTTCGTCCTCCTCTTGGTGTGTGGGATGTTTCGCTCTTCTCATCACTGTTTCGTTTCaatctttctggaaaaaaaaaaaaaacacaataaaatctGTAGTTTGTGACCCTGCAACTTCCTGGTGTTGAGCTGTTTGTTCGCTGGTGGATCCAGGGGGTTTTGCCGCGCCTTTCATCTTTTCCCAGTGTTGGGATTCTCCTGTCTCCAAGGTGCTCACTCAAATAAAATCAGGGTGTTCCTGATGGTAAATTAATTCAAACTGGAGTTTCTGGCACCTCTGGGAGTGACATTTGCCCTCTCTGTAtaaaatagcagagaaaaaggaagagaataggagaaaaaatggttgtgtggagacctcacaAACCTTTCAAGGTATCAAGTGgctccagggaagctggagagagacttttaatcaggaactgcagtgacaggacaagggggagtgGGGTCGGACTGACAGAGGGGAAATTgaggttggatatcaggaagaaatcattccctgtgagggtggtgaggagctggcactggttttccagggaatttctgGTTGttccatctctggaagtgcccaagaccaggttggacagggcttggagccacctgggatagtggaagttgtccctgcccaggtCAGGGGGTggaataaatggatttttaaggtcccttccgaCCCAAACCACTCTCTGGTTCTATGAAACTAATTCATAAACTCATAAAAACCTGGGACGTTTTCAGGAAGAGTCAGACACAGACACATCCCAGACAGCCCAAATCTGCCTCAGGAcccacagccagcccctgcagaCAGTCTGACACTCAGGACATGGAGGTTCTGCCTCTGCCAAACTGAGtttgtaaaataaatgctgagGAACTTCTGCTGCCTTCAATGGTCAGTGGGGGTTCTACCAAAACCTGAAAGTTCTGCACTGCCACCATTTTGATGCATTTTATGCCCTTTTCTGACTCTGTTTCCACCCTGCTTCAGTCCCTTGTTTGCACGGTGATCCACACCCCACTCCTCAAAAATTACTTGGGTGCCTTGGTTCCACCAAGAGCCAGGCACGACCATGCAGGGTGGGAAATGGAAAACCTCCCTCAGGAGGCAAAAATGCAGTGCATCCCTTTGCTTCTGCCCCACTAATTCCTGGTAAATTAATAAATGGATCTGCCCAGGTGCGTTTGTCTCTTCCCACCAGGAAGGAAATGCCGCGCGTGTTCTCCTGCCCTTCGCGCAGAAGTCGCAATTACCGCGTTGCTTCTCCCTCGTTTCACTCCAGGAATTGGTCTCATGCCGGGCaagcctgggaaggagctgctggcattTCCTGCAGGGATGAAACAGCTCTAAAATCTCACCTGCAGGGATGAAACAGCTCTAAAATCTCATTCTGCTCCCCCTTGCACCgcacagagagcaaagcaaGGTCCTTGTCACCATCATCGGGGCTGGTCCCAGCTCGCCTGGGCCGACCCCTCTCCTGAGCAGCCCCGGGATCCATGAGGatgtcaggcagcagcagggaactgGCCAGGCAGGATCCTCCATCCTCTCATTAGGCAGCTCTCAGGATAATGTGGCGAGGTCCTCGACTGAGAGCTGCAATTTCGGACTGTgaaaaaatccctcccaaaattcctgccCAGTGCTCCTGCCAGGCTTCAGCTGCCcaaggctctgccctgccttgacgtccctcccttcctctctccctcgCAGAAAATGGTTTCACCTCCACAAAGTCTCTTCCTGAGCCCCTGTGAAGAGCAGTTTCTGTGCTGGGCCCTTCTCCTCCACCTCAATCTTCTCACTTTTGGTTCATTCTGGCTCCCTCCGCTTCCAACACCCTCAGAGGGTTCTGCACCAAGTCCAagcccctccatccctgctcagggccaggATTCCAGGATTCCAGGATTCCCGGACTTCAGCTGGAtgccaggggaggctgcaggagggaaatgtTGATCTGGGGTGCTCCACACCCAGTCTTGGAGCCACCATCCCTTGTGTTGCCTCTTGcacaagcagagctgccctttgaccttttaattgaaatattaataaaaataataataaaaataaaaattaataaataaagcGGGAACTTCCCAAACCCGGAAgtgtccaaggacaggctggatggagctctgagcagcctggacatgtccctgcccgtgtcccctGCAGAGGGGTGGAATTGtatgatctttaagatcctttcctacccaaaccatcccacagCGCATTTTCACGGAGTCACGTGCGGGTGACTGAGCCCCAGACATCCCAAACACTCCTGGCTCCCTCCTCACGTGCACACCCAGTGATCGGGAGCAAACAAACATCCTCATTCTCCTGACATTTTCCCAGTTTGCTCCAAACGCCATCCCCACGGAACGACCGGCGCGACGCcggggctgggtttgggctcCAGCACTGAttcagcaccagctgctgctgagtcaGTCCCAGAACATCTCCATCCAGCAGATACGAGGCCGCATTTTTTAGCTCCCTCACAAGGTTGTGGGGAGGACAAATTCATCCAAATTCAGGGGAGCCCTTTGATTATCTCCAGGCTCAACCATGACGAGGCAGAAGGAGCGTGGTGATCACCAGTAATGAGGCGAAATGCAAATTCCAGGCGACACCTACGGCTAAAAAATATGGGTTTGGATGGATAAACAGGGAAGCTGGAATGGTCAATGGCTGTCTCACTTCCAGGAGGAAGGATGGCCGGGAGTATAAAAGGGCTCCGGGCCCAGCTCGCTTCATTCGCTCGTCTTCTCCTCCCTTCAGCTCTCCTCACTCTTCAGCAGGGTAAGTGAGAACTTCTAACCCTTCCTTTGCCTcccaaaagggaattttggatATCCAAAATTTGGATATCTGATATTTATAGCAGATCTAAGTATTTCTGGGTGTCTGGGATGGGAATTTGAGTTGGGATTTTACAAATTCTGCACGAAGAGTTTCGGGgatgagctgggaatgttctggGAGTACCAACAGGGCCATGCAGGGGAGGGGCATGGAGAACATTCCAGAAGGGTCCAGAGTGGGTTGCTCCTCCTAAGACACCAGAATGAACCATTGGGCCCCTGCACGAGGGGAAACACCCAGAGCTGCGGCCACCATTTCCAAACAGGACACCCCTGGGTTTGCCCTCCTAGAACCCCCAAAGGTGAATGAATGCCCAGAGCCTtgaattccccccaaattccaaacctgctgctccccctcacagcctctctctgctcccttccagctccGCCTCCGCTCCCACCACCCCCAAGATGCCCAACGGATGCTGCGGCTGCGGTGGCAATAACTACTCCGTGTGCTGCTACAGCAGACCCAGCTGCTGCAAGACCCCCATGTGCTGCAGCCccatgcagtgctgcagcccctgctgcatgCCCGTGCAGTCCTGCTGCATGCCCATGTCCTGCTGCTACACCATCAGCAACAACAACAGCGGCTGCTGCGGCGGCTGCTGCGGCAACTGAGCTCGCCCGGCGGATCTCCGGCTTGGACATGGATTTGGACACAGATTTGGACATGGATCCCAGCCCAAACGCTCCTCCTGCTGTGTTTGGACACCTagaatttctttttgctgcctttagtcccctggctgtgccctgaaGCCGCTGCCCAGCGAGTTTCTGGCGctgctcttccttcccctcttgGTGATGGGACTgtctccttctcccttctctttctttaatcCCCAATTAGCCGTGAAAGACAATAAAATTTGTAACTTCTGACCCCGCAGACTCCTGGGTTATGTTTATTCATTTCTCTTTATCCCTTAAACAGTAGTGTGGGATGTGTTTAGCATTTGCCTAATTgattaatgtaattaattttgcatGTTTGGCATTCTGTGACGACAACGCCCCCGGTGTACC is a window encoding:
- the LOC115913480 gene encoding keratin-associated protein 4-12-like, with product MPNGCCGCGGNNYSVCCYSRPSCCKTPMCCSPMQCCSPCCMPVQSCCMPMSCCYTISNNNSGCCGGCCGN
- the LOC115913207 gene encoding keratin-associated protein 5-9-like, which produces MPNGCCGGGSSYTMCCYSSPKTCKRPMCCSPMQCCSPCCTPCCMPMQSCCMSMPCCYTITSNNNSGCCGGNGGGCCGGN
- the LOC115913479 gene encoding keratin-associated protein 5-4-like, with the translated sequence MCSTGCCSTGCCSVVKSKTVCCTPCKTTVCCSPCKTVCCSPCQQSCCCDPCQKPCCDPCQSCCDPCQSCCDPCQKPCCDPCQSCCDPCQKPCCDPCQSCCDPCQKPCCDPCQSCCDPCQKPCCEPCKTVCCDPCQSCCDPCQKPCCDPCQSCCDPCQKPCCDPCQSCCDPCQKPCCEPCKTVCCDPCQTCCDPCQKPCCDPCQTCCDPCQKPCCDPCQSCCDPCQKPCCDPCQTCCDPCQKPCCDPCQTCCDPCQKPCCDPCQSCCDPCQKPCCDPCQTCCDPCQKPCCDPCQSCCDPCQKPCCDPCQSCCDPCQKPCCDPCQSCCDPCQSCCDPCQKPCCDPCQTCCDPCQSVCCTKVCRKSVCCVPRPCCSPCCVVKKPVVVCCTPVRKCCTPCIPIQQCCASLRKTC